In Streptomyces sp. SLBN-118, the following are encoded in one genomic region:
- the paaN gene encoding phenylacetic acid degradation protein PaaN: protein MQLTETHRPTLDQALEAIRTRAYWSPHAEHPKAYGESAPADGLAAFEALRNTRFELDQPGTDGWTGGEVSPYGPELGIEYPHPDLDVLLPAMRAGMTAWREAGPETRALVCLEILSRINARTHEFAHAVMHTSGQAFMMAFQAGGPHAQDRGLEAVAYAYEEQTRTPAAADWSKPQGKRDPLELRKSFTTAGRGISLLIGCNTFPTWNGYPGLFASLATGNPVLVKPHPRAVLPLALTVRVAREVLAEAGFDPNLVALAVERPGEGIAKTLAVRPEIKIIDYTGSTAFGDWLEANARQAQVHTEKAGVNTVVVDSTDNYKGMLSNLAFSLSLYSGQMCTTPQNLLIPRDGITTDVGPKSYDEVVTDLAASVGGLLGDDARANALLGALVNPDVKARLDAAAGAGEVALPSRKITNPEFPDAVVRTPVIVKLDGARKLWEGADSDAVFLSECFGPVSFAVAVDSTADALELLRRTVRERGAMTVGAYTTSEATERSIEDVCLDESAQLSLNLTGGVYVNQTAAFSDFHGSGGNPAANAALCDGAFVSNRFRVVEVRRQA, encoded by the coding sequence ATGCAGCTGACCGAGACCCACCGCCCCACGCTCGACCAGGCCCTCGAAGCGATCCGCACGCGCGCTTACTGGTCGCCGCACGCCGAGCACCCCAAGGCGTACGGAGAGAGCGCGCCGGCCGACGGCCTCGCCGCGTTCGAGGCCCTGCGCAACACCCGCTTCGAGCTGGACCAGCCCGGCACCGACGGCTGGACCGGCGGCGAAGTCTCGCCGTACGGCCCGGAGTTGGGTATCGAGTACCCGCACCCGGATCTGGACGTCCTGCTGCCCGCGATGCGGGCGGGCATGACCGCCTGGCGCGAGGCCGGGCCCGAGACCCGTGCCCTGGTCTGCCTGGAGATCCTCTCGCGGATCAATGCCCGCACCCATGAGTTCGCGCACGCGGTGATGCACACCAGCGGGCAGGCCTTCATGATGGCGTTCCAGGCGGGCGGCCCGCACGCCCAGGACCGCGGCCTGGAGGCCGTGGCGTACGCCTACGAGGAGCAGACCCGCACCCCCGCGGCAGCCGACTGGTCCAAGCCGCAGGGCAAGCGCGACCCCCTTGAGCTGCGGAAGTCCTTCACCACGGCCGGCCGCGGCATCTCCCTGCTGATCGGCTGCAATACCTTCCCCACGTGGAACGGCTACCCGGGGCTTTTCGCCTCCCTGGCCACCGGCAATCCCGTACTGGTCAAGCCCCACCCCCGCGCGGTGCTTCCGCTCGCGCTCACGGTGCGTGTGGCCCGCGAGGTGCTGGCCGAGGCGGGCTTCGATCCGAATCTCGTCGCTCTCGCAGTCGAGCGCCCGGGCGAGGGCATCGCCAAGACCCTGGCCGTGCGCCCCGAGATCAAGATCATCGACTACACGGGATCCACCGCCTTCGGTGACTGGCTCGAGGCGAACGCCCGCCAGGCGCAGGTCCACACCGAGAAGGCCGGAGTCAACACGGTCGTTGTCGACTCCACCGACAACTACAAGGGCATGCTGTCCAACCTGGCCTTCTCGCTGTCCCTGTACAGCGGCCAGATGTGCACCACCCCGCAGAACCTCCTGATCCCGAGGGACGGCATCACCACGGACGTGGGCCCCAAGTCCTACGACGAGGTCGTCACCGACCTCGCGGCCTCCGTGGGCGGCCTGCTCGGCGATGACGCCCGGGCGAACGCCCTGCTGGGCGCGCTGGTCAACCCTGACGTGAAGGCGCGCCTGGACGCGGCGGCCGGAGCGGGCGAGGTGGCTCTGCCCTCACGGAAGATCACCAACCCGGAGTTCCCGGACGCGGTCGTCCGTACGCCGGTCATCGTCAAGCTCGACGGCGCCCGGAAGCTCTGGGAGGGAGCCGACTCCGATGCCGTCTTCCTCTCGGAGTGCTTCGGCCCGGTGTCCTTCGCGGTCGCCGTGGACTCCACGGCCGATGCGCTGGAGCTGCTGCGGCGCACAGTCCGCGAGAGGGGCGCGATGACCGTCGGCGCGTACACGACCTCGGAAGCGACCGAGCGCTCGATCGAGGACGTCTGCCTCGACGAGTCGGCGCAGCTCTCCCTGAATCTGACGGGCGGGGTGTACGTCAACCAGACGGCTGCGTTCTCCGACTTCCACGGCTCGGGTGGCAACCCGGCGGCCAACGCGGCTCTGTGCGACGGCGCGTTCGTCTCCAACCGCTTCCGTGTGGTGGAAGTCCGCCGCCAGGCCTGA
- a CDS encoding TetR/AcrR family transcriptional regulator codes for MTTAKRDTYTPETLLTVAVRIFNERGYDGTSMEHLSKAAGISKSSIYHHVAGKEELLRRAVSRALDSLFAVLDEPGALRGRAIERVEYVTRRTVEVLMAELPYVTLLLRVRGNTATERWAMERRREFDQRVADLLKAAAADGDLRADMDIRLATRLLFGMVNSLVEWYRPHPGGGYGGEEVAEAVVRLAFDGLRTDS; via the coding sequence ATGACCACGGCCAAGCGGGACACCTATACGCCGGAGACGCTGCTGACCGTCGCCGTACGGATCTTCAACGAGCGCGGCTACGACGGCACCTCCATGGAGCACCTCTCCAAGGCGGCCGGAATCTCCAAGTCCTCGATCTATCACCATGTGGCGGGCAAGGAGGAGCTGCTGCGCCGGGCCGTCAGCCGGGCGCTCGACTCCCTCTTCGCCGTTCTCGACGAGCCGGGGGCACTGCGCGGACGGGCCATCGAGCGGGTCGAGTACGTCACCCGGCGCACCGTCGAGGTACTGATGGCCGAGCTGCCCTATGTGACCCTGCTGCTGCGTGTACGGGGCAACACGGCCACCGAGCGGTGGGCCATGGAGCGGCGCCGGGAGTTCGACCAGCGCGTGGCCGATCTGCTCAAGGCCGCCGCGGCCGACGGCGATCTCCGTGCGGACATGGACATCCGGCTGGCGACCAGGCTGCTGTTCGGCATGGTGAACTCGCTGGTCGAGTGGTACCGGCCGCATCCCGGCGGCGGTTACGGCGGGGAGGAGGTCGCCGAGGCGGTCGTGCGGCTCGCCTTCGACGGGCTGCGTACGGACTCCTAG
- a CDS encoding NTP transferase domain-containing protein, translating to MTAYDAIVLAGGAAKRLGGADKPSVSVGGRALLDRVLGVCRDAGRTVVVGGRRATARPVVWAREEPPGGGPLAALDAGVRQVEEGAVLVLSADLPFLGQRTVRRLIGTLGTSGREAALLSDAGGRDQPLVAAYRTEPLRRELALLATEYGSLAGLPLRLLTQELDLARIDAEPLASFDCDTWEDISAARARIREHGNVLDEWITAVKDELGIELDVDTGALLDLARDAAHGVARPAAPLTTFLVGYAAAQAGGGGPEAVAEAARKAAALAARWAEEAEQEAPGPGPAKASGPAEPNEGEAG from the coding sequence ATGACCGCCTATGACGCCATCGTGCTTGCCGGGGGTGCCGCCAAGCGGCTGGGCGGGGCCGACAAGCCCTCGGTGAGCGTGGGCGGGCGAGCCCTGCTCGACCGTGTACTCGGGGTGTGCCGTGACGCGGGGCGCACCGTTGTGGTCGGGGGACGCCGGGCCACGGCGCGCCCCGTGGTGTGGGCGCGCGAAGAGCCCCCGGGCGGCGGGCCGCTCGCCGCGCTCGACGCCGGGGTTCGGCAGGTCGAGGAAGGAGCCGTCCTGGTCCTCTCGGCCGATCTGCCGTTCCTGGGGCAGCGGACTGTACGCCGGCTGATCGGCACCCTTGGCACCAGCGGGCGCGAGGCTGCGCTGCTCTCCGATGCGGGCGGACGCGACCAGCCCCTCGTCGCCGCGTACCGCACCGAGCCGCTGCGCCGTGAACTCGCCCTTCTCGCCACCGAGTACGGCAGTCTGGCCGGGCTGCCACTGCGACTGCTGACACAGGAACTGGACCTTGCCCGGATCGACGCGGAGCCGCTCGCCTCCTTCGACTGCGACACCTGGGAGGACATCTCGGCCGCTCGGGCCCGCATCAGGGAGCATGGGAACGTGCTGGACGAATGGATCACCGCAGTCAAGGACGAACTCGGCATCGAACTCGACGTCGACACAGGCGCCCTGCTCGACCTCGCGCGGGATGCCGCGCACGGCGTCGCCCGCCCCGCCGCGCCGCTCACCACCTTCCTGGTGGGATACGCGGCGGCCCAGGCAGGCGGCGGCGGCCCGGAGGCGGTCGCCGAAGCGGCCCGCAAGGCGGCCGCGCTCGCCGCGCGCTGGGCGGAGGAGGCCGAACAGGAAGCCCCGGGACCCGGTCCCGCGAAGGCTTCCGGGCCTGCCGAGCCGAACGAGGGCGAAGCCGGATGA
- a CDS encoding dihydrolipoamide acetyltransferase family protein — MAQVLEFKLPDLGEGLTEAEIVRWLVDVGDVVAIDQPVVEVETAKAMVEVPCPYGGVVTARFGEEGTELPVGAPLLTVAVGAADLSGNGADGSLGQSRTAEAAGSSEAAEESSGNVLVGYGTGAPAARRRRIRPAGPLASVPAAPAPVSRPAPAAAPAPERRPVGAVTVDDAAQSGPVPVISPLVRRLAREHGVDLRTLTGSGPDGLILRADVESAMRAVEAPAAPAPVAGAPVSAAARGERVPLRGVRGAVADKLSRSRREIPDATCWVDADATELMAARASMNAAGGPKISLLALLSRICTAALARHPELNSMVDMEAREIVRLPEVHLGFAAQTERGLVVPVVRDAHSRSAESLSAEFARLTEAARQGKLTPADLTGGTFTLNNYGVFGVDGSTPIINHPEAAMLGVGRIVPKPWVHQGELAVRQVVQLSLTFDHRVCDGGTAGGFLRYVADCVEHPSVLLRSL; from the coding sequence ATGGCTCAGGTGCTCGAATTCAAGCTCCCCGACCTCGGCGAGGGTCTGACCGAGGCGGAGATCGTGCGCTGGCTGGTGGACGTGGGCGATGTCGTCGCGATCGACCAGCCGGTCGTCGAGGTCGAGACTGCCAAGGCGATGGTGGAGGTGCCGTGTCCCTATGGGGGCGTGGTGACCGCGCGTTTCGGCGAGGAGGGTACCGAACTTCCCGTCGGGGCACCGCTGTTGACGGTTGCGGTGGGGGCGGCGGACCTGAGCGGGAACGGTGCCGACGGCTCCCTTGGCCAGTCCCGTACCGCTGAGGCCGCAGGCTCTTCCGAGGCCGCCGAAGAGTCGTCGGGCAATGTGCTCGTCGGCTACGGGACGGGTGCGCCCGCGGCCCGTCGCCGACGGATTCGGCCCGCTGGGCCCCTCGCGTCCGTTCCGGCGGCGCCCGCGCCCGTGTCCCGCCCGGCTCCTGCCGCGGCTCCGGCGCCCGAGCGGCGGCCGGTCGGCGCGGTGACGGTCGACGACGCGGCACAGAGCGGGCCCGTGCCCGTCATCTCCCCGCTCGTGCGTCGCCTTGCCCGTGAACACGGCGTCGATCTGCGCACGTTGACCGGTTCCGGGCCCGACGGCCTGATCCTGCGCGCCGACGTCGAGTCCGCGATGCGGGCCGTCGAGGCACCGGCCGCGCCCGCGCCCGTCGCAGGGGCACCGGTCTCCGCCGCGGCGCGCGGTGAGCGGGTACCGCTGCGCGGCGTACGCGGAGCCGTGGCCGACAAGCTGTCCCGCAGCCGGCGCGAGATACCGGACGCCACCTGCTGGGTCGACGCGGACGCGACCGAGCTGATGGCCGCGCGGGCCTCGATGAACGCGGCGGGCGGTCCGAAGATCTCGCTGCTGGCTCTGCTCTCCCGGATCTGTACGGCCGCGCTCGCCCGCCACCCGGAGCTCAACTCCATGGTGGACATGGAGGCCAGGGAGATCGTGCGGCTTCCCGAGGTGCATCTCGGCTTCGCGGCGCAGACCGAGCGTGGCCTGGTCGTTCCGGTCGTACGGGACGCCCACAGCCGCTCGGCCGAGTCGCTGAGCGCGGAGTTCGCGCGGCTGACGGAGGCGGCGCGGCAGGGAAAGCTGACTCCAGCCGATCTGACGGGCGGGACGTTCACACTCAACAATTACGGGGTGTTCGGTGTCGACGGCTCCACGCCGATCATCAATCACCCGGAGGCGGCGATGCTCGGGGTGGGGCGGATCGTGCCGAAGCCGTGGGTGCACCAGGGCGAGCTGGCCGTGCGCCAGGTCGTCCAGCTCTCGCTCACCTTCGATCACCGGGTCTGTGACGGTGGCACCGCGGGCGGCTTCCTGCGCTATGTCGCCGACTGCGTCGAGCACCCGTCGGTGCTGCTGCGCAGCCTGTAG
- a CDS encoding Lrp/AsnC family transcriptional regulator, whose product MAEGGDRTEPTPPARPLDPIDRDILRILQTDGRASIRSVAERVHVSRANAYARINRLIDDGVIRGFSARVNHERAGQGASAYITLKIVQNTWRTVREQLQALPGAAHIALVSGDFDVLLLVHTPDNRTLRELVLTRLQSIPEVLSTRTLLVFEETDLDPGPGSSGPPPDAEPLQ is encoded by the coding sequence ATGGCCGAGGGCGGGGACCGGACGGAGCCGACCCCTCCGGCACGGCCCCTCGACCCCATCGACCGGGACATCCTTCGGATCCTCCAGACCGACGGCCGCGCTTCGATACGCTCCGTGGCCGAGCGTGTGCATGTCTCGCGCGCCAACGCGTACGCGCGCATCAACAGGCTCATCGACGACGGCGTGATACGGGGCTTCAGCGCCCGGGTGAACCACGAGCGCGCAGGTCAGGGTGCCTCCGCCTACATCACGCTCAAGATCGTGCAGAACACCTGGCGCACGGTGCGCGAGCAGCTGCAAGCGCTGCCCGGAGCGGCCCACATCGCTCTGGTCAGCGGTGATTTCGACGTACTTCTGCTGGTGCACACCCCGGACAACCGCACGCTGCGCGAACTCGTCCTGACCAGGCTCCAGTCCATCCCGGAAGTCCTGTCCACGCGCACGCTGCTGGTCTTCGAGGAGACGGATCTCGACCCGGGGCCGGGCAGCTCAGGCCCGCCACCGGACGCGGAGCCGCTGCAGTAG
- a CDS encoding alpha-ketoacid dehydrogenase subunit beta → MTTAAVKPASMAQALQRAMRDAMAEDPTVHVMGEDVGTLGGVFRVTDGLAKEFGEDRCTDTPLAEAGILGTAVGMAMYGLRPVVEMQFDAFAYPAFEQLISHVARMRNRTRGGMPLPITVRVPYGGGIGGVEHHSDSSEAYYMATPGLHVVTPATVDDAYGLLRAAIASDDPVVFLEPKRLYWSKAEWSPDAPSAVEPIGRAVVRRPGRSATLITYGPSVPVCMEAAEAAAAEGWDLEVVDLRSLVPFDDETVCASVRRTGRAVVVHESTGFGGPGGEIAARVTERCFHHLEAPVLRVAGFDIPYPPPMLERHHLPGVDRVLDAVARLQWEAGS, encoded by the coding sequence ATGACCACGGCAGCGGTGAAGCCGGCCTCGATGGCGCAGGCCCTCCAGCGGGCGATGCGGGACGCGATGGCCGAGGACCCGACCGTCCATGTGATGGGGGAGGACGTCGGCACGCTCGGCGGGGTCTTCCGGGTCACGGACGGGCTGGCCAAGGAGTTCGGCGAGGATCGCTGCACAGACACTCCGCTCGCGGAGGCGGGGATCCTCGGCACGGCTGTCGGCATGGCGATGTACGGGCTGCGACCGGTGGTCGAGATGCAGTTCGACGCCTTCGCCTATCCGGCGTTCGAGCAGCTGATCAGCCATGTGGCGCGGATGCGGAACCGCACCCGGGGCGGGATGCCGCTGCCGATCACCGTGCGTGTGCCGTACGGCGGCGGAATCGGCGGCGTCGAGCACCACAGCGACTCCTCCGAGGCGTACTACATGGCGACTCCGGGACTCCATGTCGTCACGCCCGCGACGGTCGACGATGCGTACGGGCTGCTGAGAGCAGCGATCGCCTCCGACGACCCGGTTGTCTTCCTGGAGCCCAAGCGCCTCTATTGGTCGAAGGCCGAGTGGTCGCCCGACGCGCCGTCCGCGGTGGAGCCGATAGGCCGCGCCGTGGTGCGGCGGCCCGGGCGGAGCGCCACGCTGATCACGTACGGGCCCTCCGTGCCGGTCTGCATGGAGGCCGCCGAAGCGGCCGCGGCGGAGGGCTGGGATTTGGAAGTCGTCGATCTGCGCTCCCTCGTGCCCTTCGACGACGAGACGGTCTGCGCGTCCGTGCGGCGCACGGGACGGGCGGTTGTCGTCCATGAGTCCACCGGTTTCGGCGGCCCTGGAGGGGAGATCGCCGCGCGGGTGACGGAGCGCTGCTTCCACCATCTGGAGGCTCCGGTGCTGCGGGTGGCCGGTTTCGACATCCCCTATCCGCCGCCGATGCTGGAGCGGCACCATCTGCCGGGAGTGGACCGGGTTCTGGACGCGGTGGCGCGGCTGCAGTGGGAGGCGGGGAGCTGA
- the pdhA gene encoding pyruvate dehydrogenase (acetyl-transferring) E1 component subunit alpha translates to MTVQELPGAAAAYRPTPPPAWKPRTDPAPLLPDPEPYRVLGTDAAAGADPELLLRLYAELVRGRRYNAQATALTKQGRLAVYPSSTGQEACEVAAALALEERDWLFPSYRDTLAAVARGLDPVQALTLLRGDWHTGYDPHEHRIAPLCTPLATQLPHAVGLAHAARLKGDDVVALALVGDGGSSEGDFHEALNFAAVWQAPVVFLVQNNGFAISVPLAKQTAAPSLAHKAVGYGMPGRLVDGNDAAAVHEVLADAVARARRGGGPTLIEAVTYRIEAHTNADDATRYRVESEVEAWRAHDPIRLLERELTERGLLDEDGIRAAADAAETMAAQLRDGMNADPVLDPMDLFAHVYAEQTSQLREQAAQLRAELDAEGEAR, encoded by the coding sequence ATGACGGTCCAGGAGCTGCCCGGTGCCGCTGCCGCCTACCGGCCCACACCGCCGCCGGCGTGGAAGCCCCGCACCGATCCTGCACCCCTGCTCCCGGACCCGGAGCCGTACCGCGTGCTCGGCACGGACGCCGCTGCCGGCGCGGACCCCGAGCTGCTTCTGCGGCTGTACGCGGAGCTGGTGCGCGGCCGCAGGTACAACGCGCAGGCGACCGCCCTGACCAAGCAGGGCAGGCTTGCCGTCTACCCGTCGAGCACCGGGCAGGAAGCGTGCGAGGTCGCGGCGGCGCTGGCGCTCGAGGAGCGGGACTGGCTCTTTCCCAGCTACCGCGACACCCTCGCGGCCGTGGCACGCGGGCTCGACCCCGTACAGGCACTGACACTGCTGCGCGGTGACTGGCACACCGGATATGACCCGCACGAGCACCGCATCGCGCCCCTGTGTACCCCGCTCGCCACCCAGCTGCCGCATGCGGTGGGACTGGCACACGCTGCCAGGCTCAAGGGCGACGACGTCGTCGCGCTCGCCCTGGTCGGCGACGGCGGCAGCAGCGAGGGCGACTTCCACGAGGCGCTGAACTTCGCGGCGGTGTGGCAGGCCCCGGTCGTCTTCCTCGTCCAGAACAACGGTTTCGCGATCTCGGTACCGCTGGCCAAGCAGACCGCGGCTCCCTCGCTCGCCCACAAGGCCGTGGGGTACGGCATGCCCGGCCGACTCGTCGACGGCAACGACGCGGCCGCGGTGCACGAGGTGCTCGCCGATGCCGTGGCCAGGGCCCGGCGCGGCGGCGGTCCGACGCTGATCGAAGCCGTGACGTACCGCATCGAGGCCCACACCAATGCCGACGACGCGACCCGCTATCGGGTCGAGAGTGAGGTCGAGGCCTGGCGTGCGCACGATCCGATCCGGCTGCTGGAGCGGGAGTTGACGGAGCGAGGACTGCTCGACGAGGACGGCATACGGGCGGCCGCCGACGCGGCCGAGACGATGGCCGCCCAGCTGCGCGACGGGATGAACGCCGACCCGGTGCTCGACCCCATGGACCTTTTCGCGCATGTCTACGCCGAGCAGACCAGCCAGCTGCGGGAGCAGGCGGCGCAACTGCGCGCCGAGCTCGACGCCGAGGGAGAAGCCAGATGA
- a CDS encoding 3-hydroxyacyl-CoA dehydrogenase, with protein sequence MTAIDQSRTVAVVGTGTMGQGIAQVALVAGHPVRLYDAVAGRAGEAADAVGARLDRLVEKGRMDAAARDAARARLHPAAELAELADAALVVEAVVEQLPVKQDLFTSLEEIVADDCVLATNTSSLSVTAIAGALRHPGRFVGLHFFNPAPLLPLVEVVSGFATEEAAATRAYETAKAWGKTPVRCTDTPGFIVNRIARPFYAEAFAVYEESGADPATIDAVLRECGGFRMGPFELTDLIGQDVNEAVTRSVWESFFQSPKFTPSLAQRRLVESGRHGRKSGRGWYSYEEGALRPEPHTAPATEPPSHITVEGDLGPARELLGMIREAGIGVREEDEDRGTRILLPSGGQLALADGQTSAEFRDVVYFDLALDYRTATRIALSASEVTGWETLRQSIGLFQALGKKVSVIGDVPGMIVARTVAMLVDLAADAVAKGVATPQDIDTAMQLGVNYPLGPVEWGRRLGRFWAHELLDELHARVPTGRYAPSLGLYRQGYVRPEKDEAGA encoded by the coding sequence ATGACCGCCATAGATCAGAGCCGGACCGTCGCCGTGGTCGGCACCGGCACCATGGGGCAGGGCATCGCGCAGGTCGCCCTGGTCGCAGGCCATCCCGTGCGTCTTTACGACGCCGTCGCCGGGCGGGCGGGCGAGGCGGCGGACGCCGTCGGCGCGCGCCTGGACCGGCTGGTCGAGAAGGGCCGGATGGACGCGGCGGCCAGGGATGCCGCCCGCGCCCGGCTGCACCCCGCGGCCGAGCTTGCCGAGCTGGCCGACGCCGCGCTCGTCGTCGAGGCGGTCGTCGAACAACTCCCGGTGAAGCAGGACCTGTTCACGTCGCTCGAGGAGATCGTTGCCGACGACTGCGTACTGGCCACCAACACCTCCTCACTCTCGGTGACTGCCATTGCGGGCGCTCTCAGGCACCCGGGCCGCTTCGTCGGCCTGCACTTCTTCAATCCGGCGCCCCTGCTCCCGCTGGTCGAGGTGGTCAGCGGCTTCGCCACCGAGGAGGCGGCCGCCACGCGCGCGTACGAGACGGCGAAGGCCTGGGGCAAGACCCCGGTGCGCTGTACCGACACCCCCGGTTTCATCGTCAACCGCATTGCCCGGCCCTTCTACGCCGAGGCCTTCGCGGTCTACGAGGAGAGCGGAGCCGATCCGGCCACCATCGACGCGGTGCTGCGCGAGTGCGGCGGCTTCCGGATGGGGCCCTTCGAGCTGACCGACCTGATCGGCCAGGACGTCAACGAGGCCGTGACCCGTTCCGTCTGGGAGTCCTTCTTCCAGAGCCCCAAGTTCACGCCGTCGCTCGCCCAGCGCCGGCTCGTCGAGTCGGGCCGGCACGGGCGCAAGAGCGGGCGCGGCTGGTATTCGTACGAGGAAGGCGCCCTGCGCCCCGAGCCGCACACCGCACCGGCCACCGAGCCGCCGTCCCACATCACCGTCGAGGGCGACCTCGGGCCGGCCCGGGAGCTGCTCGGGATGATCCGGGAGGCGGGTATCGGCGTCCGTGAGGAGGACGAGGACCGGGGCACCAGGATTCTGCTGCCCAGCGGCGGACAGCTGGCCCTGGCCGACGGACAGACCTCCGCGGAGTTCCGCGACGTCGTCTACTTCGACCTCGCCCTCGACTACCGGACCGCGACCCGGATCGCGCTCTCCGCCTCAGAGGTCACCGGCTGGGAGACGCTCAGGCAGTCGATCGGCCTCTTCCAGGCCCTCGGCAAGAAGGTCAGCGTCATCGGGGACGTCCCCGGGATGATCGTGGCCCGTACGGTCGCGATGCTCGTGGACCTCGCCGCCGACGCCGTCGCCAAGGGTGTCGCCACCCCTCAGGACATCGACACGGCGATGCAGCTCGGCGTCAACTATCCGCTGGGGCCGGTCGAATGGGGCCGGCGCCTCGGCCGGTTCTGGGCGCACGAGCTGCTGGACGAGCTCCACGCGCGCGTACCCACCGGGCGCTACGCCCCCTCCCTGGGGCTCTACCGGCAGGGGTACGTTCGGCCGGAGAAGGATGAGGCAGGCGCATGA